One Helianthus annuus cultivar XRQ/B chromosome 12, HanXRQr2.0-SUNRISE, whole genome shotgun sequence genomic region harbors:
- the LOC110893334 gene encoding uncharacterized protein LOC110893334, whose protein sequence is MALINEQIAEALATQTGSQPMHTQTRMGTFRAFLECKPPTLDGTGGAIGLLHWTRRIEYTFEESESPASKRVEYATSMLQGKACSWWNAQVQMLGLADANATLWSDFKDLIKEEFCHLDDILKLEIEYYGLNMEGSEIEAYTKRSNDLAA, encoded by the coding sequence ATGGCCTTGATTAACGAACAGATCGCTGAAGCCTTAGCAACCCAAACAGGGAGTCAACCCATGCACACTCAAACACGCATGGGCACCTTCAGGGCGTTCTTGGAATGCAAACCTCCCACTCTCGACGGCACTGGAGGGGCAATTGGCCTTCTACACTGGACCCGGAGAATCGAATATACATTCGAAGAGAGTGAAAGCCCTGCCAGCAAACGAGTAGAGTACGCTACTAGCATGCTGCAAGGGAAAGCGTgttcttggtggaacgcacaagttcaGATGCTCGGGCTGGCAGACGCGAATGCTACCCTCTGGAGCGACTTCAAGGATTTGATTAAGGAAGAATTTTGCCACCTGGACGACATTCTGAAACTTGAAATAGAGTATTATGGGTTGAATATGGAAggatcagagattgaggcgtacacAAAGAGGTCCAACGACTTGGCTGCCTAA